From Actinosynnema mirum DSM 43827, a single genomic window includes:
- a CDS encoding SDR family oxidoreductase: MTTLITGATGHLGALIADHVLTRIPASELAVSTRSPEKAEALSARGVDVRKADFDDAESLRAAFAGVDRLVLVSADGPDRIAQHTRVVEAAKAAGVSFIAYTSVVDADTSTLSLAPDHAATERVIRESGIAFAFLRNGMYHENYTQALGHGVVAHAAGDGRNASASRHDLAEAAAVVVTGEGHEGKVYELTGPSAWTFAELAALAGDEAKPVTAQERIAGLVGFGLPDFVAELLTDIEVNIGRGALERVTDDLPTLLGRPATPIAEAVANR; encoded by the coding sequence ATGACCACGCTGATCACCGGGGCCACCGGCCACCTGGGCGCCCTCATCGCCGACCACGTCCTCACCCGCATCCCGGCCTCGGAGCTGGCCGTCTCGACCCGCTCGCCGGAGAAGGCCGAGGCGCTCTCCGCTCGCGGGGTCGACGTGCGCAAGGCCGACTTCGACGACGCCGAGTCCCTGCGCGCGGCGTTCGCGGGCGTGGACCGGCTCGTGCTGGTGTCGGCGGACGGGCCGGACCGGATCGCCCAGCACACCCGCGTGGTCGAGGCCGCCAAGGCCGCGGGTGTCTCGTTCATCGCCTACACGAGCGTGGTGGACGCCGACACGTCCACGCTCTCCCTCGCCCCCGACCACGCGGCGACCGAGCGGGTCATCCGCGAGTCCGGGATCGCGTTCGCGTTCCTGCGCAACGGCATGTACCACGAGAACTACACCCAGGCGCTGGGCCACGGGGTCGTCGCGCACGCCGCCGGTGACGGCCGCAACGCCAGCGCCTCCCGCCACGACCTGGCCGAGGCCGCCGCGGTCGTCGTCACCGGCGAGGGCCACGAGGGCAAGGTCTACGAGCTGACCGGGCCGAGCGCGTGGACGTTCGCCGAGCTGGCCGCGCTGGCGGGCGACGAGGCGAAGCCGGTGACGGCGCAGGAGCGGATCGCCGGGCTGGTCGGGTTCGGGCTGCCCGACTTCGTGGCGGAGCTGCTGACCGACATCGAGGTCAACATCGGGCGGGGCGCGCTGGAGCGCGTCACCGACGACCTGCCGACCCTGCTGGGCCGCCCGGCCACCCCGATCGCCGAGGCGGTCGCGAACCGCTGA
- a CDS encoding alpha/beta fold hydrolase: protein MIESNVPGRAGELVVRTWPNLEATWLAVLVHGCGEHAGRYGHVAEALVAAGALVVAADQAGHGASEGERALVEDLGTLVGDVDTVIGAAGVDLPVVLVGHGVGGLVAARYAQDHQDRLAALVLSAPVLGAWEGLDALGGDDLSGTEVDPAELSRDEEVGRAYAADPLVWHGPVPRPTLEAVERAIDEVNFGPVLDRVPVLWLHGGADRLVPEADTRTGADRLRGARFEERVYPGARHEVLRETNRDEVLGDVVDFARRALGGS, encoded by the coding sequence GTGATCGAGTCGAACGTTCCCGGACGCGCCGGTGAGCTGGTCGTGCGGACCTGGCCGAACCTGGAGGCCACCTGGTTGGCGGTGCTCGTGCACGGGTGCGGGGAGCACGCCGGGCGGTACGGGCACGTCGCCGAGGCCCTGGTGGCGGCGGGCGCGCTGGTGGTCGCGGCGGACCAGGCCGGGCACGGGGCGTCGGAGGGCGAGCGGGCTCTGGTCGAGGACCTCGGGACGCTCGTCGGCGACGTCGACACCGTGATCGGCGCGGCCGGGGTGGACCTGCCGGTGGTGCTGGTCGGGCACGGCGTCGGCGGCCTGGTGGCGGCCCGGTACGCGCAGGACCACCAGGACCGGCTCGCCGCGCTGGTGCTGTCCGCGCCCGTGCTGGGCGCGTGGGAGGGCCTGGACGCGCTCGGCGGCGACGACCTGTCCGGCACGGAGGTCGACCCGGCCGAGCTGTCCCGCGACGAGGAGGTCGGCCGCGCGTACGCCGCCGACCCGCTGGTGTGGCACGGCCCGGTGCCCCGGCCGACCCTGGAGGCGGTGGAGCGGGCGATCGACGAGGTGAACTTCGGGCCGGTGCTGGACCGGGTGCCGGTGCTGTGGCTGCACGGCGGGGCCGACCGGCTGGTCCCCGAGGCCGACACGCGCACCGGGGCGGACCGGCTGCGCGGGGCGCGGTTCGAGGAGCGGGTCTATCCGGGGGCGCGGCACGAGGTGCTGCGCGAGACGAACCGGGACGAGGTGCTCGGCGACGTGGTCGACTTCGCCAGGCGGGCGTTGGGCGGGAGCTGA
- a CDS encoding LysR family transcriptional regulator: MDTRLLRTLLVLARTGSFTATAAELHLVQSSVTSQVKVLERHLGARLFDRLPQGARLTEAGRKAVENARDVLSAEQRLLDAVRGSTEVEGDVRIGAPESVCAYRLPQRIADAALRWPGITVHLSPAGTKEVLLGVRRGTLDLGLALDDGLVAPGLSAHPVGVEPIELVAAPGAVAEDRYFLLEEGCSYTDRFVRELRGRRPQITRFGSIEAVRSCVVAGLGWTVLPRVAVAEQLESGALRRLGELPDSTLYLVTDPRRTLPAAVRAVAEAVL, from the coding sequence ATGGACACCCGGTTGCTGCGCACCCTGCTGGTACTCGCGCGAACCGGGAGCTTCACCGCCACAGCCGCCGAGCTGCACCTGGTCCAGTCCTCGGTGACCAGTCAGGTCAAGGTCCTGGAACGGCACCTGGGGGCGCGGCTGTTCGACCGGCTGCCGCAGGGCGCGCGGCTCACCGAGGCCGGGCGGAAGGCGGTGGAGAACGCGCGCGACGTGCTGTCCGCCGAGCAGCGGCTGCTGGACGCGGTGCGGGGCAGCACCGAGGTCGAGGGCGACGTGCGGATCGGCGCGCCGGAGTCGGTGTGCGCCTACCGGCTGCCGCAGCGGATCGCGGACGCGGCGCTGCGCTGGCCGGGCATCACCGTGCACCTGTCCCCCGCCGGGACCAAGGAGGTGCTGCTCGGGGTGCGGCGCGGCACGCTCGACCTGGGGCTCGCGCTGGACGACGGCCTCGTCGCCCCCGGCCTGTCCGCGCACCCGGTCGGGGTGGAGCCGATCGAGCTGGTGGCCGCGCCGGGCGCGGTGGCGGAGGACCGGTACTTCCTGCTGGAGGAGGGCTGCTCCTACACCGACCGGTTCGTGCGGGAGCTGCGCGGGCGACGACCGCAGATCACCCGGTTCGGGAGCATCGAGGCGGTGCGGTCGTGCGTGGTGGCGGGTCTGGGGTGGACGGTGCTGCCGAGGGTCGCGGTGGCCGAGCAGCTGGAGAGCGGGGCGCTGCGGCGGCTCGGGGAGCTGCCGGACAGCACCCTGTACCTGGTCACCGACCCCAGGCGCACGCTGCCCGCGGCGGTCCGCGCGGTGGCGGAGGCGGTGCTGTAG
- a CDS encoding GNAT family N-acetyltransferase → MRLHHPSELSARGALIRWSAQVLVPGRDGRAFSRGDAVAVLAPALNRHDRLVLDGSPDDVRALLDEHYAPGLSPLVTSELAAGLGVPVRAAFGWMERADPGDLPERAPECAWLPESDWPEVTALLGAASPHSYVWPGEPGATRWAGIRVGGVLAAVAADAWSTDGVGFIGGVATHPGFRRQGLSSVLCAFVTAELLERHGGCALMVDRNNPTAIGVYTRLGYAYRELSVLDPDVARSGEPKAGGVAGKSAA, encoded by the coding sequence ATGCGTCTGCACCACCCCTCCGAGCTGTCCGCGCGCGGCGCGCTGATCCGCTGGTCCGCCCAGGTCCTCGTCCCCGGTCGGGACGGGCGCGCGTTCTCCCGCGGCGACGCGGTCGCGGTCCTCGCCCCCGCGCTCAACCGGCACGACCGGCTCGTCCTGGACGGCTCCCCCGACGACGTCCGCGCCCTCCTCGACGAGCACTACGCCCCCGGCCTGTCGCCGCTGGTCACCAGCGAGCTGGCGGCCGGGCTGGGGGTGCCGGTGCGGGCCGCGTTCGGCTGGATGGAGCGCGCCGACCCCGGCGACCTGCCGGAGCGGGCCCCGGAGTGCGCCTGGCTGCCCGAGTCGGACTGGCCCGAGGTGACCGCCCTGCTGGGCGCGGCGAGCCCGCACAGTTACGTGTGGCCAGGTGAGCCGGGTGCGACCAGGTGGGCCGGGATCAGGGTCGGCGGGGTGCTCGCCGCGGTGGCGGCCGACGCGTGGTCCACCGACGGGGTGGGGTTCATCGGTGGGGTCGCCACGCATCCGGGGTTCCGCCGCCAGGGGCTGTCGTCGGTGCTGTGCGCGTTCGTCACCGCCGAGCTGCTGGAGCGGCACGGCGGGTGCGCGCTCATGGTCGACCGGAACAACCCCACCGCGATCGGCGTGTACACCCGGCTCGGGTACGCCTACCGGGAGCTGTCCGTGCTCGACCCGGACGTGGCGCGGTCCGGTGAGCCGAAGGCGGGCGGGGTGGCGGGGAAGAGCGCGGCGTGA
- a CDS encoding LysR family transcriptional regulator has protein sequence MPELELRHLRAVCAIAEEGSLTKAASRLGLTQPAMSAQLRTVERIVGGRLFERTPGGSVPTELGRQVVGSARLVLDEVGGLVRLARERSSGADRGPLLVGSVPTLFFGDLVTELRRAVPGVEIRTETMQGGSELLEKLVAGQFHVAVLDWFEGLDTRELRGVEVRRLVSEPHFVALPEWDRLARQDEVDLAELADRDWVTPPDQFIGNRLQIVAACAGAGFTPRFTHHANEASSARGLVASGAVCFALPQSRGGDGIVVKPLKGSPLLIDVLVATRRDGPVAGRAHEVYACAARAYRALLPRNPAFEKWWADHPEAHAELDTALLVDPA, from the coding sequence ATGCCCGAGTTGGAGCTGCGCCACCTGCGCGCGGTGTGCGCGATCGCCGAGGAGGGCAGCCTCACCAAGGCCGCCTCGCGGCTGGGCCTCACCCAGCCGGCCATGAGCGCCCAGCTGCGCACGGTCGAGCGGATCGTCGGCGGCAGGCTGTTCGAGCGCACGCCCGGCGGCAGCGTGCCCACCGAGCTGGGCAGGCAGGTCGTCGGCTCGGCCAGGCTCGTGCTGGACGAGGTCGGCGGGCTGGTGCGGCTGGCCAGGGAGCGCAGCTCGGGCGCCGACCGGGGTCCGCTGCTGGTGGGGAGCGTGCCGACGCTGTTCTTCGGCGACCTCGTCACCGAGCTGCGCCGCGCCGTTCCCGGCGTCGAGATCCGCACCGAGACCATGCAGGGCGGGTCCGAGCTGCTGGAGAAGCTGGTCGCGGGCCAGTTCCACGTGGCGGTGCTCGACTGGTTCGAGGGCCTGGACACCCGCGAGCTGCGCGGCGTCGAGGTGCGCAGGCTGGTGAGCGAACCGCACTTCGTGGCGCTGCCCGAGTGGGACCGGCTCGCCCGGCAGGACGAGGTCGACCTCGCCGAGCTGGCCGACCGCGACTGGGTCACCCCGCCCGACCAGTTCATCGGCAACCGGCTGCAGATCGTCGCCGCGTGCGCGGGCGCCGGGTTCACGCCCCGGTTCACCCACCACGCCAACGAGGCCAGCAGCGCGCGCGGGCTCGTCGCCAGCGGCGCGGTGTGCTTCGCGCTCCCGCAGTCGCGGGGCGGCGACGGCATCGTGGTCAAGCCGCTCAAGGGCTCGCCGCTGCTGATCGACGTCCTGGTGGCGACCCGCCGCGACGGCCCGGTCGCGGGGCGGGCCCACGAGGTCTACGCGTGCGCGGCGCGGGCGTACCGGGCGCTGCTGCCGAGGAACCCGGCGTTCGAGAAGTGGTGGGCCGACCACCCGGAGGCCCACGCCGAGCTGGACACGGCGCTGCTGGTCGACCCGGCGTGA
- a CDS encoding FtsK/SpoIIIE domain-containing protein yields MSRRDDRLWRIRASLERFHGAVAAALGNAAREQRGIAAERARDMVEVMVRGQGVDRALADPVLAGPLRNPLFGPVLAHAMADRVEAFRDWSEQGPDRLAEIVGEASPGAASQPHEAWLGGTGTADGSEGVPELWRIGDGEVPSAPEPRRFPVAVPLLDQAHLHVASAPESRATAESLVEGLLLRVLSHFQPGLVQVHVWDVGQLTGSLPGLYPLTRAGLLTVHDPARLHELLDELSDTIRRVHTGVLVEGHQSIRAVSGRRAEPWRIAVLLGNRQALKEEHQQQLQRVARNGLACGIQLFIVDIPITVNSPVETVRVAADHTATCTMTGKHVRVLLDPPLPRHAVPRACAAIAEKREERRSRFGTFADLLPEEPWQERSAAGVVAPVGFFDGDPVPVALGDTSPHALIGGPSGSGKTNLLYAMLGSLAARYSPDELELYLLDFKEGVSFAQFAPGRKDPSWLPHARLVGVNVNTDREFGVALLRFLADEMRRRADAAKRHEVTKLEQLREEDPEGRWPRVVAVIDEFQYLFGERDQVTAQATQLLEDVARRGRSQGIHLVLSSQDVAGIEGFWGKSAIFEQFTVRIALPKARRVLAEPQNDAAVELPRWHAVVNHESGVRPGNRVARVPDATKRGTFDALQAELHRMRPEELPEPILFDGSRVPVLGGLADFQALRPGEASPTVLLGQVIDVAGSAAKVRFARTPGRNTAVIGSMAEDAAGVLAGAALSLARQHFEGGARFTVACLVDDARPHADRLVKRLRGQGFEVAEVPLKDFREVPEDERRGFREVVDEHAKRLREINAGTFEGDVVPEYLVVYGVDAAQSLLEVKDEKTRATGVDSFRLLLKHGPENRTHLLGWWRGAQRLKNSLPPGVYDDIGSWIAFDVQGKELLSFGPEQVMSWSPRPRRGLFFDRFEHSRPQVVIPFDTGEES; encoded by the coding sequence GTGAGCAGGCGCGACGACCGCCTGTGGCGGATCAGGGCGTCCCTGGAGCGCTTCCACGGGGCGGTGGCGGCGGCGCTGGGCAACGCCGCGCGCGAGCAGCGCGGCATCGCGGCCGAGCGCGCCCGCGACATGGTCGAGGTGATGGTGCGCGGCCAGGGCGTCGACCGCGCCCTGGCCGACCCGGTGCTGGCGGGGCCGCTGCGGAACCCGCTGTTCGGGCCGGTGCTGGCGCACGCGATGGCCGACCGGGTCGAGGCGTTCCGCGACTGGTCCGAGCAGGGCCCCGACCGGCTGGCCGAGATCGTCGGCGAGGCGTCGCCGGGGGCCGCGTCCCAGCCGCACGAGGCGTGGCTGGGCGGGACGGGCACGGCGGACGGCAGCGAGGGCGTCCCGGAGCTGTGGCGGATCGGCGACGGCGAGGTGCCCTCGGCCCCGGAGCCCCGGCGGTTCCCGGTGGCGGTGCCGCTGCTGGACCAGGCGCACCTGCACGTGGCGTCCGCGCCCGAGTCGCGCGCGACGGCGGAGTCGCTGGTGGAGGGCCTGCTGCTGCGGGTGCTCAGCCACTTCCAGCCGGGCCTGGTGCAGGTGCACGTGTGGGACGTCGGCCAGCTGACCGGCTCGCTGCCCGGCCTGTACCCGCTGACCAGGGCGGGCCTGCTGACCGTGCACGACCCGGCGCGGCTGCACGAGCTGCTGGACGAGCTGTCCGACACCATCCGCCGGGTGCACACCGGTGTGCTGGTGGAGGGCCACCAGTCGATCAGGGCGGTCAGCGGCAGGCGCGCCGAGCCGTGGCGGATCGCGGTGCTGCTGGGCAACCGGCAGGCCCTCAAGGAGGAGCACCAGCAGCAGCTGCAGCGGGTGGCGCGCAACGGGCTGGCGTGCGGCATCCAGCTGTTCATCGTCGACATCCCGATCACGGTGAACTCGCCGGTGGAGACCGTGCGGGTGGCGGCGGACCACACGGCGACCTGCACCATGACCGGCAAGCACGTGCGGGTGCTGCTGGACCCGCCGCTGCCGCGCCACGCGGTGCCGAGGGCGTGCGCGGCGATCGCGGAGAAGCGCGAGGAGCGGCGCAGCCGGTTCGGCACGTTCGCGGACCTGCTGCCCGAGGAGCCGTGGCAGGAGCGGTCGGCGGCGGGCGTGGTGGCCCCGGTGGGGTTCTTCGACGGCGACCCGGTGCCGGTGGCGCTGGGCGACACCTCGCCGCACGCGCTGATCGGCGGGCCGAGCGGGTCGGGCAAGACGAACCTGCTGTACGCGATGCTGGGCAGCCTCGCGGCCAGGTACTCGCCGGACGAGCTGGAGCTGTACCTGCTGGACTTCAAGGAGGGCGTGTCGTTCGCGCAGTTCGCGCCGGGCCGCAAGGACCCGAGCTGGCTGCCGCACGCCCGGCTGGTCGGGGTGAACGTGAACACCGACCGCGAGTTCGGGGTGGCGCTGCTGCGGTTCCTGGCCGACGAGATGCGGCGGCGGGCGGACGCGGCGAAGCGGCACGAGGTCACGAAGCTGGAGCAGCTGCGCGAGGAGGACCCGGAGGGGCGGTGGCCCAGGGTCGTCGCGGTGATCGACGAGTTCCAGTACCTGTTCGGGGAGCGCGACCAGGTGACCGCGCAGGCCACGCAGCTGCTGGAGGACGTGGCGCGGCGCGGGCGGTCGCAGGGCATCCACCTGGTGCTGTCGAGCCAGGACGTGGCGGGCATCGAGGGGTTCTGGGGCAAGTCGGCGATCTTCGAGCAGTTCACCGTGCGGATCGCGCTGCCGAAGGCGCGGCGGGTGCTGGCGGAGCCGCAGAACGACGCGGCGGTGGAGCTGCCGCGCTGGCACGCGGTGGTGAACCACGAGTCGGGGGTGCGGCCGGGCAACCGGGTGGCGCGGGTGCCGGACGCGACGAAGCGGGGCACGTTCGACGCGCTGCAGGCCGAGCTGCACCGGATGAGGCCGGAGGAGCTGCCGGAGCCGATCCTGTTCGACGGCAGCCGGGTGCCGGTGCTGGGCGGGCTGGCGGACTTCCAGGCGCTGCGGCCGGGCGAGGCGAGCCCGACGGTGCTGCTGGGGCAGGTGATCGACGTGGCCGGGAGCGCGGCGAAGGTGCGGTTCGCGCGGACGCCGGGGCGGAACACGGCGGTGATCGGGTCGATGGCGGAGGACGCGGCCGGGGTGCTGGCCGGTGCGGCGCTGTCGCTGGCGCGGCAGCACTTCGAGGGTGGGGCGAGGTTCACGGTGGCGTGCCTGGTGGACGACGCGAGGCCGCACGCGGACCGGCTGGTCAAGCGGCTGCGGGGCCAGGGGTTCGAGGTCGCCGAGGTGCCGCTGAAGGACTTCCGCGAGGTGCCGGAGGACGAGCGCCGGGGGTTCCGCGAGGTCGTGGACGAGCACGCGAAGCGGTTGCGGGAGATCAACGCGGGGACGTTCGAGGGCGACGTGGTCCCGGAGTACCTGGTGGTCTACGGGGTCGACGCGGCGCAGAGCCTGCTCGAGGTCAAGGACGAGAAGACCCGCGCGACCGGCGTGGACAGCTTCCGGCTGCTGCTCAAGCACGGGCCGGAGAACCGGACGCACCTGCTCGGCTGGTGGCGCGGGGCGCAGCGGCTGAAGAACAGCCTGCCGCCCGGCGTGTACGACGACATCGGCTCGTGGATCGCGTTCGACGTGCAGGGCAAGGAGCTGCTCTCGTTCGGCCCGGAGCAGGTGATGTCCTGGTCGCCGAGACCCCGCAGGGGGTTGTTCTTCGACCGGTTCGAGCACTCGCGCCCGCAGGTGGTCATCCCGTTCGACACGGGGGAGGAATCATGA
- a CDS encoding amidohydrolase: MPGDLLIRSVRPWPADPGAPTVDVLCSNGTLTAFGPHLPAPPGATVVDGRNGVLLPAFTDAHAHLDSTRLGLPFRPHSAGPGLTALVDNDRRHWRADEPVADRATRTLGRTIASGATHVRSHAQVDVDSGLERLEGVLAAREAHRDRALVQVVAFPQCGILREKGTADLLDAALRAGADLIGGLDPASVDRDPVKHLDTVFSLAEKHQCGVDLHLHDDGTLGAFQIELVCERVAALGMRGEVTISHAFALSTVDDHRQGLLVDLLAEHDVAVTTVAPGARDPLPLHRLRRAGVRLGLGQDGIRDHWSPYGDGDMLGRAWQLAYRGGFRRDDQVEMCVDIATRGGAAVLGARLGLTEGSPASVVVVPGDTVTAAVMDRAPRALVVHAGRVVARDGELVRT, encoded by the coding sequence GTGCCCGGAGACCTGCTGATCCGCTCAGTCCGCCCGTGGCCCGCCGACCCCGGTGCGCCGACCGTCGACGTCCTCTGCTCGAACGGCACCCTCACCGCCTTCGGCCCGCACCTCCCCGCCCCACCCGGCGCCACCGTCGTCGACGGGCGGAACGGCGTGCTCCTCCCCGCCTTCACCGACGCCCACGCGCACCTCGACTCCACCCGCCTCGGCCTCCCCTTCCGCCCGCACTCCGCAGGTCCCGGCCTCACCGCCCTGGTCGACAACGACCGCCGCCACTGGCGCGCCGACGAGCCCGTCGCCGACCGCGCCACCCGCACCCTCGGCCGCACCATCGCCTCCGGCGCCACCCACGTGCGCAGCCACGCCCAGGTCGACGTCGACTCCGGCCTCGAACGCCTCGAAGGCGTCCTCGCCGCCCGCGAGGCCCACCGCGACCGGGCGCTCGTGCAGGTCGTCGCGTTCCCCCAGTGCGGCATCCTGCGGGAGAAGGGCACCGCCGACCTGCTCGACGCCGCGCTGCGGGCGGGCGCCGACCTGATCGGCGGGCTCGACCCCGCCTCCGTCGACCGCGACCCCGTCAAGCACCTCGACACCGTCTTCAGCCTCGCCGAGAAGCACCAGTGCGGCGTCGACCTGCACCTGCACGACGACGGCACCCTCGGCGCGTTCCAGATCGAGCTGGTCTGCGAGCGCGTCGCCGCCCTCGGGATGCGCGGCGAGGTCACCATCAGCCACGCGTTCGCCCTGTCCACCGTCGACGACCACCGCCAAGGCCTGCTCGTCGACCTCCTCGCCGAGCACGACGTCGCCGTCACCACCGTCGCCCCCGGCGCCCGCGACCCCCTGCCGCTGCACCGCCTGCGCCGCGCGGGCGTGCGCCTGGGCCTGGGCCAGGACGGCATCCGCGACCACTGGTCCCCCTACGGCGACGGCGACATGCTCGGCCGCGCCTGGCAGCTCGCCTACCGGGGCGGGTTCCGCCGGGACGACCAGGTCGAGATGTGCGTCGACATCGCCACCAGGGGCGGCGCGGCCGTGCTCGGGGCCCGCCTCGGCCTCACCGAGGGCTCGCCCGCGTCCGTCGTGGTCGTGCCCGGCGACACGGTCACCGCCGCCGTCATGGACCGCGCCCCGCGCGCGCTCGTCGTGCACGCGGGGCGCGTCGTCGCCAGGGACGGCGAGCTGGTCAGAACCTGA
- a CDS encoding NADP-dependent oxidoreductase translates to MTTAHEIHLAARPKGFPTESDFALVEVPVPAPGDGELLVRNLLMSVDPYMRGRMRDAKSYVPPYALDAPLDGGAVGEVVESRSPDFAPGDVVLHGLGWREFAAVPASGARKVDPDAAPLGAHLGVLGMPGLTAWVGLLEVAGMREGDAVFVSGAAGAVGQVAGQVARLRGAKRVVGSAGSPEKVRYLVDELGFDAAFDYRDGDVAGQLAAAAPDGVDVFFDNVGGEHLEAAITAFTTGARAALCGAISAYNAEEAPAGPRNLGLLVGKRATLRGFIVSDHAHLREEFTREVGGWIAEGKLRYRETVTEGGLANAPAAFIGMLRGENTGKALVRF, encoded by the coding sequence ATGACCACCGCGCACGAGATCCACCTGGCCGCCCGTCCGAAGGGCTTCCCGACCGAGTCGGACTTCGCGCTCGTCGAGGTCCCGGTCCCGGCGCCGGGCGACGGGGAGCTGCTGGTGCGCAACCTCCTGATGAGCGTCGACCCGTACATGCGCGGGCGGATGCGGGACGCGAAGTCGTACGTGCCGCCGTACGCCCTGGACGCGCCGCTGGACGGCGGGGCGGTCGGCGAGGTGGTCGAGTCGCGGTCGCCGGACTTCGCGCCGGGGGACGTCGTGCTGCACGGGCTGGGGTGGCGCGAGTTCGCGGCGGTGCCCGCCTCGGGGGCGCGGAAGGTCGACCCGGACGCGGCGCCGCTGGGCGCGCACCTCGGCGTGCTGGGGATGCCGGGGCTGACCGCGTGGGTGGGGCTGCTGGAGGTCGCCGGGATGCGCGAGGGCGACGCGGTGTTCGTGTCGGGAGCCGCGGGCGCGGTCGGGCAGGTCGCGGGGCAGGTCGCCCGGTTGCGCGGGGCGAAGCGGGTGGTGGGCAGCGCCGGGTCGCCGGAGAAGGTGCGGTACCTGGTGGACGAGCTGGGCTTCGACGCCGCGTTCGACTACCGGGACGGGGACGTGGCCGGGCAGCTCGCGGCGGCGGCCCCGGACGGGGTCGACGTGTTCTTCGACAACGTCGGCGGCGAGCACCTGGAGGCCGCGATCACGGCGTTCACCACGGGCGCGCGGGCGGCGCTGTGCGGGGCGATCTCGGCGTACAACGCCGAGGAGGCGCCCGCCGGGCCGAGGAACCTGGGGCTGCTGGTGGGCAAGCGCGCCACCCTGCGCGGGTTCATCGTCAGCGACCACGCGCACCTGCGCGAGGAGTTCACCCGCGAGGTGGGCGGGTGGATCGCGGAGGGGAAGCTGCGCTACCGCGAGACGGTCACCGAGGGCGGGCTGGCGAACGCGCCCGCGGCGTTCATCGGGATGCTGCGCGGGGAGAACACCGGGAAGGCGCTGGTCAGGTTCTGA
- a CDS encoding PhzF family phenazine biosynthesis protein, whose product MSNVLRYAAFTTTPTGGNPAGVVLDARGLTPERMLATAAEVGYSETAFLLPGPDPRRFAVRYFSPEAEVPFCGHATVAAAVALGLPGAIALDTAAGEVLVDVDGGTATLTSVPTRTRPAPDADVDAALAALRWSRADLDPELPVRWAFGGGWHLVVAVRDRAVLAALDYDFPALRALLAGADALTAQLVHRRAPDLFDARDPFPVGGVVEDPATGAAAAAFGGYLRELGQLPDGGRFVLHQGVDMGRPSELVVVAEPGAPGVRVTGAAVPIDALG is encoded by the coding sequence ATGTCGAACGTCCTGCGCTACGCCGCCTTCACCACCACCCCGACCGGCGGGAACCCCGCCGGCGTCGTCCTCGACGCGCGGGGGCTGACCCCCGAGCGGATGCTCGCGACCGCCGCCGAGGTCGGCTACTCCGAGACCGCCTTCCTGCTGCCCGGCCCCGACCCGCGCCGGTTCGCGGTCCGCTACTTCAGCCCCGAGGCCGAGGTGCCGTTCTGCGGGCACGCCACCGTCGCGGCGGCCGTCGCCCTCGGCCTGCCCGGCGCGATCGCGCTGGACACGGCGGCGGGCGAGGTGCTGGTCGACGTCGACGGCGGCACGGCCACCCTGACCAGCGTCCCGACCCGCACCAGGCCCGCGCCGGACGCCGACGTCGACGCCGCGCTCGCCGCGCTGCGCTGGTCGCGCGCCGACCTGGACCCGGAGCTGCCGGTGCGCTGGGCGTTCGGCGGCGGGTGGCACCTGGTGGTGGCGGTGCGCGACCGGGCCGTGCTGGCCGCCCTGGACTACGACTTCCCCGCGCTGCGCGCCCTGCTGGCGGGCGCCGACGCCCTCACCGCGCAGCTGGTGCACCGCCGCGCGCCCGACCTGTTCGACGCCCGCGACCCGTTCCCGGTGGGCGGGGTGGTGGAGGACCCGGCGACCGGGGCCGCGGCGGCGGCGTTCGGCGGGTACCTGCGGGAGCTGGGGCAGCTGCCGGACGGCGGGCGGTTCGTGCTGCACCAGGGGGTCGACATGGGGCGGCCGAGCGAGCTGGTCGTGGTGGCCGAGCCGGGCGCGCCGGGCGTGCGGGTCACCGGGGCGGCCGTGCCGATCGACGCGCTGGGCTGA
- a CDS encoding ESX secretion-associated protein EspG, whose product MTGHTVLWDPVRLTAAEFAGCWEQLDLGEPPGALGLSDVDPVWPAEVLVGLRRKGIALRGARLERQLRALARRDYAVDVDGCRVRVRASVVGSIGVLAERRGDEVVLVSVPHYAVPAELLARLPESASVEVTRDGALVGASRCGPRDEAAELIERTRPG is encoded by the coding sequence TTGACCGGGCACACCGTCCTGTGGGACCCGGTCCGGCTGACCGCGGCCGAGTTCGCGGGCTGCTGGGAGCAGCTCGACCTCGGCGAGCCGCCCGGCGCGCTCGGGCTGTCCGACGTGGACCCGGTGTGGCCCGCCGAGGTGCTGGTCGGGTTGCGGCGCAAGGGGATCGCGCTGCGCGGCGCCCGGTTGGAGCGGCAGCTGCGGGCGCTGGCGCGCCGGGACTACGCGGTGGACGTCGACGGGTGCCGGGTGCGGGTGCGGGCCTCGGTGGTCGGCAGCATCGGCGTGCTCGCCGAGCGCCGAGGCGACGAGGTGGTGCTGGTGAGCGTGCCGCACTACGCGGTGCCCGCCGAGCTGCTGGCCCGCCTGCCGGAGAGCGCGTCGGTCGAGGTCACCAGGGACGGCGCGCTGGTCGGGGCGAGCCGGTGCGGCCCGCGCGACGAGGCGGCCGAGCTGATCGAGCGCACCCGACCGGGCTGA